In one window of Polynucleobacter sp. AM-7D1 DNA:
- a CDS encoding FliA/WhiG family RNA polymerase sigma factor yields the protein MKPSTYSQSIDINQAIEEHLPLVKRIAHQICSRLPPNVEVDDLIQEGLTGLLDALTRYEPQANLAFEAYARTRIRGAIYDSCRKNDILPRNQRDELVGLEKVTRKLEQNLGRHPSEKEIASSAEITIEAYHAIMANMVHLMPLDDLSDDLLPSDADDSDPMRAVAMSQLADRIATILEGLPENEKLVFALHYQEDLSYREIAQVMNITPGRISQIHTQGMIRIRAKLKV from the coding sequence TTGAAGCCATCCACTTATTCCCAGTCAATTGATATCAATCAAGCCATTGAAGAGCACTTACCGCTAGTCAAGCGGATTGCTCATCAAATTTGCTCAAGACTGCCGCCTAATGTGGAAGTAGATGATCTTATCCAAGAAGGTCTAACTGGCCTCCTCGATGCCCTAACCCGCTACGAGCCTCAGGCTAACTTAGCTTTTGAAGCTTATGCGAGAACTCGTATTCGTGGGGCTATCTATGACTCCTGCCGTAAAAATGACATTCTTCCGCGTAATCAGCGGGATGAACTCGTAGGGCTTGAAAAAGTCACCCGCAAGCTTGAGCAAAACTTAGGCCGCCACCCATCTGAAAAAGAAATTGCCAGTAGCGCAGAAATCACCATTGAGGCCTACCATGCCATCATGGCTAATATGGTGCACTTGATGCCACTCGATGATTTATCAGATGATTTACTACCTTCTGATGCCGATGATTCGGACCCGATGAGAGCAGTTGCGATGAGCCAATTGGCAGATCGCATAGCAACTATTCTTGAAGGATTGCCTGAAAATGAAAAACTGGTATTTGCACTGCATTACCAGGAAGACTTGTCTTATCGAGAAATTGCCCAAGTCATGAATATCACCCCTGGCCGTATTAGCCAAATCCATACCCAGGGAATGATTCGGATTAGAGCCAAACTGAAAGTCTAA
- the flhF gene encoding flagellar biosynthesis protein FlhF: MGPQKFIAANTADALKLIRTELGSDAMVLSTKDTDQGVEIIAITSQDLANLSTRSESLDTLSSEASPFSERSMAQSGLSDKFENAIARRAQAPAPKPYGEIPAGSLRRNPARAGRSVRAPGAEAFLPTSFNNAERIQRSDSSVINPSNNDAIFNASAAANAKAAQDVAALNAARVSALNAAQAHRISEAGLQKANTPAAAAAPAVPAAPAVSNIFESGSSPKVEKLLSEISEVKYLLQSHVAGNFWGNIQQENTHVTEIVKHLLNSGFSPKLCAEIARNLPQDLSLPALLKNAREQVKCMIKTSHAFDIFDRGGVFAFIGPTGVGKTTTVAKIAARCVLRYGRNQVALLTTDTYRIGAQEQLKTFAKILGLSVTAVRDSEDLAAKIKDFSNRKIVLLDTAGVSQRDTLMVEQSQLLEHGSNKARRILVMSSTTDLRTQEEVISLHNQAMQNANGEKLDSVIITKIDEAAHLAPVIDSVIRHDLSVMFVSNGQRVPEDLSQPDINYLSHRAMAMRAFSETFSITDEQVPALLSDHLGDWIRKVNQ; encoded by the coding sequence ATGGGCCCCCAAAAATTTATTGCAGCCAATACCGCTGATGCGTTAAAGCTGATTCGTACAGAATTGGGTTCTGACGCTATGGTGCTCTCCACTAAAGACACCGACCAAGGCGTAGAAATCATTGCCATTACTTCACAAGATTTAGCCAATCTATCCACACGTTCTGAATCGCTCGATACTCTCAGCAGTGAAGCCAGCCCTTTTTCAGAAAGATCGATGGCTCAATCTGGTCTGTCAGACAAGTTTGAGAACGCCATTGCGCGTCGCGCCCAAGCCCCCGCGCCAAAACCGTATGGCGAAATCCCGGCGGGCAGCTTAAGACGCAACCCAGCTAGAGCGGGTCGCTCTGTCAGAGCTCCTGGTGCAGAAGCATTTTTACCAACTTCCTTTAATAATGCTGAACGTATTCAGCGCAGTGATAGCAGCGTGATCAACCCGTCTAATAATGACGCGATATTTAATGCCTCTGCTGCTGCCAATGCAAAAGCAGCGCAAGATGTTGCCGCCCTCAATGCGGCTAGAGTTTCAGCTCTCAATGCGGCTCAGGCGCATCGCATCTCAGAAGCTGGATTACAAAAAGCAAATACGCCTGCTGCGGCCGCTGCACCTGCAGTGCCTGCCGCCCCAGCAGTCTCCAATATATTCGAATCAGGCAGTTCGCCTAAAGTAGAAAAGTTGCTTTCTGAGATCAGTGAAGTTAAGTATTTACTGCAATCGCATGTTGCCGGTAATTTCTGGGGAAATATCCAACAGGAAAATACCCACGTTACCGAGATCGTGAAACACCTTCTCAATAGTGGATTCTCTCCCAAGCTATGCGCCGAGATTGCACGCAACCTGCCTCAGGACTTGAGCTTGCCTGCATTGCTAAAAAATGCTCGTGAACAAGTGAAATGCATGATCAAGACATCGCATGCCTTTGACATCTTTGATCGCGGCGGCGTCTTTGCCTTTATTGGACCTACCGGGGTAGGCAAAACAACCACTGTTGCCAAAATTGCTGCGCGTTGTGTATTGCGCTATGGCCGCAATCAAGTCGCCCTTCTCACAACCGATACCTATCGTATTGGCGCCCAAGAGCAACTCAAAACATTTGCAAAAATCTTGGGGCTTTCAGTCACTGCTGTACGAGATAGCGAAGATTTAGCTGCAAAGATTAAGGACTTCTCTAATCGCAAGATTGTCCTGCTAGATACCGCCGGTGTGAGCCAACGCGATACGCTGATGGTTGAGCAATCTCAATTACTAGAGCATGGCTCCAACAAGGCACGTCGCATTTTAGTTATGAGCTCTACTACCGATCTGCGTACTCAAGAAGAAGTGATTAGCTTGCACAACCAGGCTATGCAAAATGCCAATGGTGAAAAACTGGATTCTGTCATTATCACCAAGATTGATGAGGCAGCCCATCTTGCACCAGTGATTGATAGTGTGATTCGTCATGATTTATCAGTCATGTTTGTCTCCAATGGTCAACGTGTTCCCGAAGATCTCAGTCAGCCCGATATTAATTACTTGAGTCATCGTGCGATGGCGATGCGTGCTTTCTCAGAAACCTTCTCGATTACTGATGAACAAGTACCCGCTCTTCTTTCAGACCACCTGGGTGACTGGATTCGCAAAGTCAATCAATGA
- a CDS encoding tetratricopeptide repeat protein has translation MQFDNSRLDIATLNLRKGRYDAAFEIFYDLATIDLDQEAQFALTKMCFDGHLDPEQINKLFTWVNSNSSLGNGYAHFNVGLMHERGMGEIKQDYKTAIEYYEKAIKEEVHDAYCNLGNIYALGLGEEQGVPRDVRKGIAYLAKGAEEGSRQSAYTLGCLYEKGEYIPQDHKKACYYLVLATLQKHDQAHRVLIMFQHANKGNYDKEFDAAEAQFGKIQNMRTLYRSL, from the coding sequence ATGCAGTTTGATAATTCTCGTTTAGATATCGCTACCTTAAATCTGAGGAAGGGTAGGTATGATGCTGCGTTCGAGATTTTTTATGACCTAGCGACAATCGATTTAGATCAAGAAGCGCAGTTTGCCTTAACCAAGATGTGTTTTGATGGCCATCTTGATCCAGAGCAGATTAATAAACTATTTACTTGGGTAAATTCCAATAGCAGTTTAGGTAATGGCTATGCCCACTTCAATGTGGGTCTCATGCATGAGCGCGGTATGGGAGAAATCAAGCAAGACTATAAGACTGCCATTGAGTATTACGAGAAGGCTATCAAGGAAGAGGTGCATGATGCCTACTGCAATCTTGGAAATATCTATGCTTTAGGTCTAGGTGAAGAGCAAGGTGTTCCTAGGGATGTTCGCAAGGGTATTGCATATTTGGCCAAAGGCGCTGAAGAGGGGAGTCGTCAGTCTGCCTATACCTTGGGCTGTTTATATGAAAAAGGGGAATACATTCCCCAAGATCATAAAAAGGCTTGCTATTACTTGGTGCTAGCAACTCTCCAAAAACATGATCAAGCCCATCGAGTGCTCATTATGTTTCAACATGCCAACAAAGGTAATTACGATAAAGAATTTGATGCTGCGGAAGCGCAGTTTGGAAAAATTCAGAACATGCGCACGCTATATAGGTCTCTGTAA